CCGAAGGCCGAGGCGCCCAAGGCGGCCGCCCCGTCGTCCACGCCGACGCCGGTCCCGGCCGGCGAGCTGCAGCCCGAGCCGACCCCCGGCAAGGCCGTCCCGACCTCGGCCCCGGTGCCGGATACGTCGGCTCCCCAGGGAGGGGCCAAGGCCGAGAAGGTGCTGGCGCCGTCGGCCCAGCGGATCGTCGGCGAGAACAAGCTGGACGCCGGCGCCATTCAGGGCACCGGCAAGGACGGCCGGGTGACCAAGGCCGACGCCCTCGCCGCGCTGGAGTCCCGCGCCAAGGCGCCGGCCGCCCCGCAGGCACCGTCCGCGCCGCGCGAGCTGCACGAGCGCGAGGAGCGGGTCCGCATGACCCGCCTGCGCCAGACCATCGCGCGCCGGCTGAAGGAGGCGCAGAACGCCGCGGCCATGCTGACCACCTTCAACGAGGTGGACATGACGAACGTCATGGCCCTGCGGAACCAGTACAAGGACCAGTTCGAGAAGAAGCACGGCGTGAAGCTGGGCTTCATGAGCTTCTTCGTCCGCGCGGTGATCCACGGCCTGAAGCAGGTGCCCGAGGTCAACGCCGAGATCGACGGCACGGACATCATCTACAAGAACCACTACGACATCTCGGTCGCGGTGGGCACCGACAAGGGCCTCGTGACGCCCGTCGTCCGCGACGCCGACATGATGAGCCTGGCCGAGATCGAGAAGGAGATCGGCGCGCTCGGCAAGAAGGCCCGCGACGGCCAGCTGGCGCTGGAGGACCTGCAGGGCGGCACGTTCACCATCTCGAACGGCGGCGTGTACGGCTCGCTGATGTCGACGCCGATCCTGAACGCCCCGCAGTCGGGCATCCTCGGCATGCACAAGATCCAGGAGCGGCCGATGGTGGTCGGCGGCCAGATCGTCGCCCGGCCGATGATGTACCTTGCGCTCAGCTACGATCACCGCATCGTCGACGGCAAGGGCGC
The Phenylobacterium zucineum HLK1 genome window above contains:
- the odhB gene encoding 2-oxoglutarate dehydrogenase complex dihydrolipoyllysine-residue succinyltransferase encodes the protein MADIMTPALGESVTEATVARWTKKAGDAVRKDEILVELETDKVSLEVAAPADGVLAEIAADEGATVEPGAVLGRITEGAGAPAPKAEAPKAAAPSSTPTPVPAGELQPEPTPGKAVPTSAPVPDTSAPQGGAKAEKVLAPSAQRIVGENKLDAGAIQGTGKDGRVTKADALAALESRAKAPAAPQAPSAPRELHEREERVRMTRLRQTIARRLKEAQNAAAMLTTFNEVDMTNVMALRNQYKDQFEKKHGVKLGFMSFFVRAVIHGLKQVPEVNAEIDGTDIIYKNHYDISVAVGTDKGLVTPVVRDADMMSLAEIEKEIGALGKKARDGQLALEDLQGGTFTISNGGVYGSLMSTPILNAPQSGILGMHKIQERPMVVGGQIVARPMMYLALSYDHRIVDGKGAVTFLVHVKEAIEDPQRLLLDV